CGTTTCATGAACGAAGAGGCGGGCTTTATTGTCTCTGCCGAACTGGTACTGATCTCAACGATCGCCGTCCTGGCGATGATTGTAGGGCTCAGTGAAGTCGCCCATGGTATTAACCAGGAACTGGAAGATGTCGGCTCGGCGTTTGGCCGCATCAATCAGAGTTTCTATGTTGCAGGGGCGCATGGCCACAAGGCCTGCACAGACGGCAGCAGTTTCCGCGATCAGGCGGATTTCTGTGACGGCGAGAA
This genomic interval from Gimesia chilikensis contains the following:
- a CDS encoding branched-chain amino acid aminotransferase, translated to RFMNEEAGFIVSAELVLISTIAVLAMIVGLSEVAHGINQELEDVGSAFGRINQSFYVAGAHGHKACTDGSSFRDQADFCDGENDIVCDRPPRSEGNGYYY